The Sporocytophaga myxococcoides genome includes a window with the following:
- a CDS encoding TIGR00180 family glycosyltransferase, whose protein sequence is MSSVSIVIPTYNRLDYLKIALESCLKQTVLPNKIIIGDDSPNDETEEWIKIFKQKQTVEIEYIHNRPSLKQAANVEMLMQRVETDYLLLLHDDDYLLQNALEDLLQLMFENPEIDVAFGKQYIVDQNGVINEKGSVFLNQSYLRSSSYENKILNPLHVALNQQLPSNSFLLRTSLAKEVHYDFEVEAGDAIDFMFCLNLAKANARFRYADKFISAYRHSANSVSTNGTVAYDAYKLVEQLSIPGIDNQQLQKEFLCKKAPGAVVEALKKKNRKDALRIYFSEYHRNKILTFGGIKRGIMVLFGKSFLLL, encoded by the coding sequence ATGTCATCAGTAAGTATTGTTATACCTACATATAATCGCTTGGATTATTTGAAAATAGCATTGGAAAGTTGCTTGAAACAGACTGTTTTGCCTAATAAAATAATCATTGGAGATGATTCGCCTAATGATGAAACTGAGGAATGGATAAAGATTTTTAAGCAGAAACAAACTGTGGAGATAGAATATATACACAATCGTCCATCTTTAAAACAGGCAGCTAATGTGGAAATGCTAATGCAAAGAGTTGAGACTGATTATTTGCTATTATTACATGATGATGATTATCTTTTACAAAATGCATTGGAAGACCTATTACAATTGATGTTTGAAAATCCTGAGATAGACGTGGCTTTTGGAAAACAGTATATAGTTGACCAAAATGGGGTGATAAATGAAAAAGGCTCTGTTTTTCTAAATCAATCCTATCTAAGATCTTCTTCATATGAAAATAAAATACTCAACCCATTGCATGTAGCATTAAATCAGCAACTTCCCAGTAATAGTTTCCTTTTAAGAACCTCTTTAGCTAAAGAGGTTCATTATGATTTTGAAGTTGAAGCAGGTGATGCTATTGATTTTATGTTTTGTTTGAATTTAGCAAAAGCCAATGCTCGCTTTAGGTATGCGGACAAATTTATCAGTGCCTATCGTCATTCCGCAAATTCCGTAAGTACCAATGGTACCGTGGCATATGATGCTTATAAACTTGTAGAGCAATTAAGTATTCCTGGAATTGACAATCAACAATTACAAAAGGAATTTTTATGTAAAAAAGCTCCTGGAGCAGTAGTTGAGGCATTGAAGAAGAAAAATAGAAAAGATGCATTAAGAATTTACTTTTCAGAATATCATAGAAATAAAATATTGACTTTTGGAGGCATTAAACGAGGGATTATGGTTCTATTTGGAAAGAGTTTTCTTTTGTTATAA
- a CDS encoding polysaccharide pyruvyl transferase family protein, producing MKYYYQVEGHLRNNIGDVLQGMVAKRFLPGNPSVVDREALSTIPKTEPGLLIANGWYMHTYDRFPAPDNIIPIYTSVHIADSKLLLDPKVREHFKKNAPIGCRDSKTLQLMLGWGIPAYYSSCLTTTCERRATAAEGKRGEVLLVDNVDHPVPENVKNKLEQMLGKTMVRISHDPPNTEGDIETYARTAEDQMDLLLKRYCNAELVITTKIHCALPCLGMGANVMFIHPNPSDPRLATLAEFTDIISYNDILQMNQIQKPEVRQDRLEKRKKFLSDFVKSSIALKENPIKNANNFAYGYIKYKSYAMANVYRAGVMILGKLGIAKEKISRVYGIQ from the coding sequence ATGAAATATTATTATCAAGTAGAGGGACATTTAAGAAATAATATTGGGGATGTTTTACAAGGTATGGTAGCAAAAAGATTCTTACCAGGAAACCCTTCAGTAGTAGATCGGGAAGCGCTTTCAACTATACCCAAAACAGAACCCGGATTATTGATTGCCAATGGGTGGTATATGCATACTTATGATAGATTTCCTGCTCCGGATAATATTATACCGATTTATACGTCTGTTCATATAGCAGACTCTAAATTATTGCTGGACCCTAAAGTCCGTGAGCATTTTAAGAAAAATGCTCCAATTGGGTGCAGAGATTCTAAAACCTTGCAGTTAATGCTTGGTTGGGGAATCCCAGCTTATTACTCAAGTTGTTTGACTACTACATGTGAGCGAAGAGCAACTGCTGCAGAAGGTAAAAGGGGAGAAGTATTGCTGGTAGATAACGTAGATCATCCGGTTCCTGAAAATGTTAAGAATAAACTTGAGCAGATGTTAGGTAAGACAATGGTCAGGATATCTCATGATCCTCCGAATACTGAAGGAGATATTGAGACTTATGCCAGAACAGCTGAAGATCAAATGGATTTGTTGTTGAAAAGATATTGTAATGCTGAACTGGTCATAACGACAAAAATACATTGTGCCTTGCCATGCCTTGGTATGGGTGCAAATGTAATGTTTATTCATCCAAATCCATCTGATCCAAGATTAGCTACTTTAGCTGAATTTACAGATATCATTTCCTATAATGATATATTGCAAATGAATCAAATTCAGAAACCTGAAGTGCGTCAGGATCGTCTTGAAAAAAGGAAAAAGTTTCTGTCAGATTTTGTGAAATCTTCCATAGCCCTAAAGGAAAATCCTATCAAAAACGCAAATAACTTTGCTTATGGATATATAAAATATAAAAGTTATGCCATGGCAAATGTATATAGAGCAGGGGTAATGATTTTGGGCAAGCTGGGAATTGCAAAAGAAAAAATTTCCAGAGTTTATGGAATTCAATAA
- a CDS encoding glycosyltransferase family 4 protein, giving the protein MSRILVYSTQLMETGGIESHILEFCHKISESGIKIDLVVPNFKMTLDNELKLKKVCNSVYISRNREGWKRYLWLLMIALVIGMKRYNALYTNGQGESIGFFEKFIRFKNRWIHHHHTSGDTHDMDTWGGNYWKSLMAANEVIACSNRNAESLNKILNRDVKSIPCFSRQIVISQKEGRTSGNVSLGYFGRLIPEKGIDTICRLSEDPELKNIEFHIWGEGVAYPPGSFYNFPSVKYHGKFYSLEELKNAISSLDGFLLLSTHSEGLPISLLEVMSAGLPWLATNRGGIPDIACDPVSTRVIAATPTYEEVKLAVLNLAEDIRSGKISRETQMHLYNTKFSSSALTSQWRMILNLEE; this is encoded by the coding sequence ATGAGTAGAATACTAGTATACTCTACTCAGTTGATGGAGACCGGAGGTATTGAAAGCCATATTCTTGAATTTTGTCATAAAATCAGTGAATCTGGAATAAAAATAGATCTTGTTGTTCCGAATTTTAAAATGACTTTGGATAATGAGCTAAAGCTTAAAAAAGTCTGTAATTCAGTCTATATATCGCGAAATAGAGAAGGCTGGAAAAGATATTTATGGCTATTAATGATTGCTCTTGTCATTGGAATGAAGAGGTATAATGCACTTTATACAAATGGACAGGGTGAGAGTATTGGATTTTTTGAAAAGTTTATAAGATTTAAAAATCGTTGGATTCACCATCATCATACTTCCGGAGATACCCATGATATGGATACTTGGGGAGGAAATTATTGGAAAAGTCTTATGGCGGCAAATGAGGTGATTGCCTGTTCTAATCGAAATGCAGAAAGTCTAAATAAAATACTCAATAGGGATGTGAAATCAATTCCATGTTTTTCCAGGCAAATTGTAATCTCTCAAAAAGAGGGGAGAACTTCTGGAAATGTATCGTTGGGCTATTTCGGACGTTTAATACCGGAAAAAGGAATTGATACTATTTGTCGATTAAGTGAGGATCCAGAATTAAAAAATATAGAATTTCATATTTGGGGGGAAGGAGTAGCTTATCCTCCTGGTTCTTTTTATAATTTTCCAAGTGTAAAGTATCATGGGAAATTCTACAGTTTGGAGGAATTGAAAAATGCTATAAGCTCTTTAGACGGCTTTCTCTTGCTATCTACTCATTCAGAAGGATTGCCTATTAGTTTACTTGAGGTGATGAGCGCGGGATTGCCTTGGTTGGCAACAAATAGAGGAGGAATTCCGGATATTGCCTGTGATCCTGTTTCAACCAGAGTTATTGCTGCTACTCCAACTTATGAAGAAGTTAAGTTGGCTGTATTAAATCTTGCAGAAGACATAAGGAGTGGAAAAATATCAAGAGAAACTCAGATGCACTTGTATAATACAAAGTTTTCATCTTCTGCTTTGACTTCTCAATGGAGGATGATATTAAATTTAGAAGAATAA
- a CDS encoding glycosyltransferase family 4 protein, producing MLTLSHPTGNANVRAVAIGLQKAGLLDEFYTSLAAFPGDYLSELAKLGGPFLEINRRIFDPSLRSYTHSRPFTEIGRLLSSKFGLSYLTRHESGPFCVDSVYRNIDRNVSKALRHSKSSKAVYAYEDGAEYSFIAAKKMGMLCLYDLPIGYWRAARNLLEAELEKWPEWSGTITGFKDSAKKLARKDEELKLADQIYVASSFTAKTLESYPGKLAQIEVIPYGFPKVGKSRDYQKSKALRVLFVGSLSQRKGIANLLTAVDSLGKSVELTIVGHKVVEDCTPLNKALAKHKWIPSLSHPEVLKLMREQDVLVFPSLFEGFGLVITEAMSQGTPVITTDRTAGPDLIEHGRNGWLIEAGSTNSLQETLENLIKHPEQCESAGREAMETAKLRPWETYGKELANNILKLVE from the coding sequence ATGTTAACCCTTTCTCATCCCACCGGAAATGCTAATGTCAGAGCTGTTGCAATAGGATTGCAGAAAGCTGGTTTGCTAGACGAATTTTATACTTCTTTGGCTGCCTTTCCAGGAGATTATTTATCTGAATTAGCAAAATTAGGAGGGCCTTTTTTAGAAATAAACAGACGAATTTTTGACCCTTCATTACGATCATACACACATTCCAGACCATTTACGGAAATAGGCAGGTTACTTTCCTCAAAATTTGGATTATCATATTTGACAAGGCATGAAAGCGGTCCGTTTTGCGTAGATTCTGTATATAGAAATATTGACAGGAATGTATCGAAAGCTTTGCGTCATAGCAAGTCGTCAAAAGCTGTGTATGCATATGAAGATGGTGCTGAATATAGTTTTATTGCAGCTAAAAAAATGGGAATGCTTTGCCTTTATGATTTACCAATAGGTTATTGGCGTGCTGCCAGAAATTTATTGGAAGCAGAGCTGGAAAAATGGCCGGAATGGTCGGGGACTATTACAGGCTTTAAAGATTCAGCAAAGAAACTAGCCCGCAAAGATGAAGAACTGAAGCTTGCGGATCAGATCTACGTTGCAAGTTCGTTTACAGCAAAAACATTGGAATCTTATCCTGGAAAATTAGCTCAAATTGAGGTAATTCCTTATGGGTTTCCCAAAGTTGGAAAAAGTCGTGACTATCAGAAAAGTAAGGCTTTGAGAGTTTTGTTTGTAGGAAGTTTGTCACAGCGAAAGGGAATTGCTAATTTATTAACAGCAGTGGATAGCCTGGGGAAATCGGTGGAATTGACAATCGTTGGTCATAAGGTGGTTGAAGATTGTACCCCTCTAAATAAAGCGCTGGCAAAACATAAATGGATCCCAAGCCTTAGCCATCCTGAAGTATTAAAACTTATGCGTGAACAAGATGTATTAGTGTTCCCGTCTTTATTTGAGGGATTTGGCCTGGTAATTACCGAAGCTATGTCCCAGGGCACACCTGTTATTACAACAGATCGCACAGCCGGACCTGATCTGATAGAGCATGGAAGAAATGGTTGGCTGATAGAGGCAGGTTCTACAAATTCATTGCAAGAAACTTTGGAAAATTTGATTAAACATCCTGAACAATGTGAATCTGCAGGCAGAGAAGCAATGGAAACTGCTAAATTAAGACCATGGGAAACCTATGGCAAAGAGTTAGCAAATAATATTTTAAAACTTGTTGAATAA